A single region of the Streptomyces caelestis genome encodes:
- a CDS encoding Lrp/AsnC family transcriptional regulator: protein MDALDRKILTELQLDGRLTVTELAARVKLSVSPCHRRLRDLEREGAIRGYRAVVDPAAVGLNFEALVFVTLRWEDADTVSAFEEGVAAVPHVLQAQRLFGDPDYLLRVATTDLAAFQQLYDQQLARLPGVQRLNSTLVMKHVVDDRPLPE, encoded by the coding sequence ATGGATGCCCTGGACCGGAAAATTCTCACCGAGCTGCAGCTGGACGGCCGTCTCACGGTCACCGAGCTGGCCGCCCGCGTGAAACTGAGCGTCTCGCCCTGCCACCGCCGCCTGCGCGACCTCGAACGCGAGGGCGCGATCCGCGGCTACCGGGCCGTCGTGGACCCGGCCGCCGTGGGCCTCAACTTCGAGGCGCTCGTCTTCGTCACCCTGCGCTGGGAGGACGCCGACACCGTCTCCGCGTTCGAAGAAGGCGTGGCCGCCGTCCCGCACGTGCTCCAGGCGCAGCGCCTGTTCGGCGACCCCGACTACCTCCTGCGGGTCGCCACCACCGACCTGGCCGCTTTCCAGCAGCTCTACGACCAGCAGCTCGCCCGGCTGCCCGGCGTCCAGCGCCTGAACTCCACCCTCGTCATGAAACACGTCGTCGACGACCGGCCCCTGCCCGAGTGA
- a CDS encoding SDR family oxidoreductase, which yields MQPEQERSAPQVVSEPDPPYDSDKQQRPGIESDMRTPPRYRASRYRASGKLEGKVALITGGDSGIGRAVALLYAREGADVAIVHLPEEQVDAERVRREVEEQGRRCLLLPGDLTEPEFCRAVVERTAAELGGLNILVSNAAYLNSKLELDQLTAEDFDRTFKTNVYAYFHLLMAALPHLEPGDAVIATATEEALKGSTTMIDYAASKAALITLTKSVAVHLAKRGVRANVVAPGPTWTPLNEADQHMPPDGLAHIGSEAPLERAAQPEEIAPTYVYLASDADSSYTVGEVIAVTGGIVDTR from the coding sequence GTGCAACCCGAGCAGGAACGGTCCGCACCGCAGGTCGTGTCCGAGCCCGACCCGCCCTACGACTCCGACAAGCAGCAGCGGCCCGGCATCGAGTCCGACATGCGCACCCCGCCGCGCTATCGGGCGAGCCGCTACCGGGCCAGCGGGAAGCTGGAGGGAAAGGTCGCGCTGATCACCGGCGGCGACTCGGGTATCGGACGGGCGGTGGCGCTGCTGTACGCGCGCGAGGGCGCCGATGTCGCCATCGTCCATCTGCCCGAGGAGCAGGTGGACGCGGAGCGGGTCCGGCGCGAGGTGGAGGAGCAGGGCCGACGCTGCCTGCTGCTGCCCGGCGACCTCACCGAACCCGAGTTCTGCCGCGCGGTCGTCGAGCGGACGGCGGCGGAGCTCGGCGGGCTGAACATCCTGGTGAGCAACGCCGCGTACCTCAACAGCAAGCTTGAACTCGACCAGTTGACCGCCGAGGACTTCGACCGGACGTTCAAGACGAACGTCTACGCGTACTTCCACCTGCTCATGGCGGCGCTGCCCCACCTGGAGCCCGGCGACGCGGTCATCGCCACCGCGACCGAAGAGGCGCTCAAGGGCAGTACGACGATGATCGACTACGCGGCGTCCAAGGCCGCGTTGATCACCCTGACCAAGTCCGTCGCCGTGCACCTGGCCAAGCGCGGCGTACGTGCGAACGTGGTCGCGCCGGGCCCGACCTGGACGCCGCTCAACGAGGCGGACCAGCACATGCCGCCGGACGGCCTCGCCCACATCGGCAGCGAGGCCCCGCTCGAACGCGCGGCCCAGCCGGAGGAGATCGCACCGACGTACGTCTACCTCGCCTCGGACGCCGACTCCAGCTACACGGTCGGCGAGGTCATCGCGGTGACCGGCGGCATCGTCGACACCCGCTAG
- a CDS encoding ATP-grasp domain-containing protein: MKNIFVIGLDEANLPTLRAVPGADRLRFHQLLTIEELQYGEVHLPTLFDKAREVLDAFDGSIDAIVGYWDFPVSTLVPMLSERYGTRSTSLESIVKCEHKYWSRLEQQKATDRHPRFDRVDLSAEPPRPPENVTFPMWVKPALSYSSELAFGVDDEEEFRKAVTEIRDGISRIGRPFEHILERIDLPPEMDGVGGRVCLAEEAMSGVQVAVEGYVHRGEVTVYGVLDSIQYPDSPCFLRHQYPSTLPPAVIAELHDVSERVMRQIGMDSATFSIEYFYDPRTQSINLLEINPRHSQSHAELFQYVDGVPNHHCMVSLALGEDPRMPHGEGPYAMAAKWYHRWFTDGVVRRVPGPEEIARIERETPGVRIEVVPEQGTRLSDLPGQDSYSYELAHIYTGGADEAELREKFDHCVAELGLVFDEPPQE, translated from the coding sequence ATGAAGAACATTTTCGTGATCGGGCTCGACGAGGCCAATCTGCCGACGCTGCGGGCGGTGCCCGGAGCTGACCGGCTGCGCTTTCACCAGCTGCTGACCATCGAGGAACTCCAGTACGGTGAAGTGCACCTGCCCACGCTGTTCGACAAGGCCCGGGAGGTGCTGGACGCCTTCGACGGCAGCATCGACGCGATCGTCGGCTACTGGGACTTCCCGGTCAGCACCCTCGTGCCGATGCTGAGCGAGCGCTACGGAACGCGGAGCACGAGCCTGGAGTCGATCGTCAAGTGCGAGCACAAGTACTGGAGCCGCCTGGAGCAGCAGAAGGCGACCGACCGGCACCCGCGCTTCGACAGGGTCGACCTGTCGGCCGAGCCTCCTCGCCCGCCGGAGAACGTGACCTTCCCGATGTGGGTGAAGCCCGCACTCTCCTACTCGTCCGAACTCGCCTTCGGAGTCGATGACGAAGAGGAGTTCCGCAAGGCCGTCACCGAGATCCGCGACGGCATCTCCCGCATCGGCCGCCCCTTCGAGCACATCCTCGAGCGCATCGACCTGCCTCCGGAGATGGACGGCGTCGGCGGCCGGGTCTGTCTGGCGGAGGAGGCGATGTCCGGCGTCCAGGTCGCCGTGGAAGGCTACGTCCACCGGGGTGAGGTGACGGTCTACGGAGTTCTGGACTCCATCCAGTACCCGGACTCCCCGTGCTTCCTGCGCCACCAGTACCCCTCGACGCTGCCGCCGGCGGTCATCGCGGAGCTGCACGACGTCTCCGAGCGGGTGATGCGGCAGATCGGAATGGACTCGGCCACCTTCAGCATCGAGTACTTCTACGACCCGCGCACGCAGTCGATCAACCTGCTGGAGATCAACCCCCGGCACTCCCAGTCGCACGCGGAGCTGTTCCAGTACGTCGACGGCGTCCCCAACCACCACTGCATGGTCAGCCTCGCGCTCGGCGAGGACCCGCGCATGCCGCACGGCGAGGGCCCGTACGCGATGGCGGCGAAGTGGTACCACCGCTGGTTCACCGACGGCGTGGTGCGCCGGGTGCCCGGGCCCGAGGAGATCGCCCGCATCGAGCGGGAGACACCGGGCGTGCGCATCGAGGTGGTCCCCGAGCAGGGCACCCGGCTCTCGGACCTCCCCGGACAGGACAGCTACAGCTACGAGTTGGCGCACATCTACACCGGCGGGGCGGACGAGGCGGAGCTGCGGGAGAAGTTCGACCACTGCGTGGCCGAACTGGGCCTCGTCTTTGACGAGCCCCCGCAGGAGTGA
- a CDS encoding CocE/NonD family hydrolase: MRYVTNLPYATKEEEHVTIPMSDGVRLSAHIWRPTSSDHEPVPAVLEYIPYRKRDLTAVRDSIHHPYLAGHGYACVRVDLRGTGDSEGVLRDEYLEREQADAEEVLAWLTEQPWCDGGTGMMGISWGAFAALQVAARQPPGLKAIAIASFTDDRHADDMHYMGGALLSDNLAEAGTMFAYGTCPPDPAVVGERWREMWHERLENTEPWVLPWLRHQRRDDYWRHASVCEDYSSVCCPVLASSGWADGYSNAVTRLLGHLDVPRKGLIGPWSHKFPHLGEPGPAIGYLQELVRWWDHWLKGVDNGVMDGPMLQAWMQDSVPPSTAYEERPGRWVGEPDWPSPHIRQAVHPLTRHTIGPPREPGDEANIPDGGAMTVQSPLSVGQFAGKWASYNAPPDLPYDQREEDGGSLVFDSEPLTEPLEILGSPTVELDLSVSEPVALVAARLSDVSPDGSATRVSYGILNLTRRDSTESPEPLEPGRRYRATVPLNGVAQAFPPGHRIRLSLSTSYWPLAWPPPKPALLSVHEHSSTLTLPVRPVEEPDEVPSSPFGEPEGTPPLATSQVTPPEERWEVKRDLIGYRSELDIVKDRGTVRFEDIDLEAGRRAHERYTAVADDFTSVSGESTWTMRFQRDDWDVRVVTHTQLRCDDTDFFVDATLDAYEADRRVFSRTWNEQVPRDLL; the protein is encoded by the coding sequence ATGCGTTACGTGACCAACCTGCCGTACGCGACGAAGGAAGAAGAGCACGTCACGATCCCGATGTCCGACGGGGTCCGGCTCTCCGCGCACATCTGGCGTCCCACCTCGTCGGACCATGAGCCGGTGCCCGCGGTGCTGGAGTACATCCCGTACCGCAAGCGCGACCTGACGGCCGTGCGCGACTCGATCCACCACCCGTATCTCGCGGGACACGGCTACGCCTGTGTCCGCGTCGACCTGCGCGGCACCGGCGACTCGGAGGGCGTGCTGCGCGACGAGTACCTGGAGCGGGAGCAGGCGGACGCGGAGGAGGTGCTGGCCTGGCTGACGGAGCAGCCCTGGTGCGACGGCGGCACCGGCATGATGGGCATCTCCTGGGGCGCGTTCGCGGCGCTCCAGGTGGCGGCCCGGCAGCCGCCGGGCCTGAAGGCCATCGCCATCGCCTCCTTCACCGACGACCGGCACGCCGACGACATGCACTACATGGGCGGCGCCCTGCTGTCGGACAACCTGGCCGAGGCGGGCACGATGTTCGCCTACGGCACCTGTCCGCCCGACCCGGCCGTGGTCGGCGAGCGCTGGCGCGAGATGTGGCACGAACGGCTGGAGAACACCGAGCCCTGGGTCCTCCCGTGGCTGCGCCACCAGCGCCGGGACGACTACTGGCGGCACGCCTCGGTGTGCGAGGACTACAGCAGCGTGTGCTGCCCGGTCCTGGCCTCCAGCGGCTGGGCGGACGGCTACTCCAACGCCGTGACCCGGCTGCTCGGCCACCTGGATGTGCCCCGCAAGGGGCTGATCGGCCCCTGGTCGCACAAGTTCCCCCACCTCGGGGAGCCCGGCCCGGCGATCGGCTACCTCCAGGAGCTCGTGCGGTGGTGGGACCACTGGCTCAAGGGCGTCGACAACGGCGTCATGGACGGCCCCATGCTGCAAGCGTGGATGCAGGACAGCGTGCCGCCCTCCACCGCGTACGAGGAGCGGCCGGGACGTTGGGTCGGCGAGCCGGACTGGCCCTCCCCGCACATCCGGCAGGCCGTTCATCCGCTCACCCGGCACACGATCGGACCTCCGCGGGAGCCGGGGGACGAGGCAAACATCCCCGACGGCGGCGCGATGACCGTGCAGTCACCTCTGTCCGTGGGCCAGTTCGCGGGCAAGTGGGCCTCCTACAACGCGCCCCCGGACCTGCCGTACGACCAGCGTGAGGAGGACGGCGGTTCCCTCGTCTTCGACAGCGAGCCGCTGACCGAGCCGCTGGAGATCCTCGGCTCACCGACCGTGGAGCTCGACCTGTCGGTCAGCGAACCGGTCGCCCTGGTGGCCGCGCGGCTGTCCGACGTGAGCCCGGACGGCTCCGCGACCCGGGTCTCGTACGGCATCCTGAACCTCACCCGCCGCGACAGCACGGAGTCCCCCGAGCCGCTGGAGCCGGGCCGCCGCTACCGCGCCACCGTCCCGCTGAACGGAGTGGCCCAGGCGTTCCCGCCCGGCCACCGCATCCGGCTCTCCCTCTCCACGTCCTACTGGCCGTTGGCCTGGCCACCGCCGAAGCCCGCCCTGCTGAGCGTCCACGAGCACTCCAGCACGCTCACCCTGCCGGTGCGGCCGGTGGAGGAGCCGGACGAGGTGCCGTCGTCCCCCTTCGGCGAACCCGAGGGCACTCCCCCGCTCGCCACGAGCCAGGTGACACCCCCCGAGGAGCGCTGGGAAGTCAAGCGGGACCTGATCGGCTACCGCTCCGAGCTGGACATCGTGAAGGACCGGGGCACGGTCCGCTTCGAGGACATCGACTTGGAGGCGGGGCGCCGCGCCCACGAGCGCTATACGGCGGTCGCCGACGACTTCACCTCGGTCAGCGGCGAATCCACGTGGACCATGCGGTTCCAGCGCGACGACTGGGACGTACGGGTGGTGACGCACACCCAACTGAGGTGTGACGACACGGACTTCTTCGTGGACGCGACCCTGGACGCGTACGAGGCCGACCGCCGGGTGTTCTCCCGCACCTGGAACGAGCAGGTACCGCGCGACCTGCTGTAG
- a CDS encoding SDR family oxidoreductase has translation MTRPSAGGRSPGCSGSHERDGYLLDLRDACGAGRPGTPGEIADAVAFLTGPEARYINGTDLLVDGGQAAWMLRHMRRPG, from the coding sequence GTGACCAGGCCGTCAGCGGGTGGCCGGTCCCCGGGGTGCAGCGGGTCGCACGAGCGAGACGGATATTTACTTGACTTACGCGACGCGTGCGGCGCGGGCCGGCCGGGCACGCCCGGCGAGATCGCCGACGCCGTGGCCTTCCTCACCGGCCCCGAGGCGCGGTACATCAACGGCACCGACCTGCTCGTCGACGGCGGGCAGGCGGCCTGGATGCTTCGGCACATGCGGCGTCCGGGGTAA
- a CDS encoding thioesterase II family protein, which translates to MTATDPWIRRFFPSPDASVQLVCLPHAGGSASFYRPVAQALNPGVEVLAVQYPGRQDRHHEPMIDTIGGLADQVCRAVAGAVDRPFALFGHSMGATLAFEVAVRLEQAGRVAERVFVSGRRAPSCHRDEQVHQRDDAGIIAELRRLSGTDQQIFGDVELMRMILPALRNDYRAAETYVCATDHRLRSPVTALTGDDDPRASQDEVRAWSAHTQGAFEMERYPGGHFFLVDHAPDVIRLIRERLTRPAAAPR; encoded by the coding sequence ATGACCGCCACCGATCCGTGGATACGGCGCTTCTTCCCGAGCCCCGACGCCTCCGTGCAACTGGTCTGCCTGCCGCACGCGGGTGGTTCGGCGTCCTTCTACCGGCCGGTGGCCCAGGCACTGAACCCCGGTGTCGAGGTGCTCGCCGTCCAGTACCCGGGGCGCCAGGACCGGCACCACGAGCCGATGATCGACACCATCGGCGGTCTCGCGGACCAGGTGTGCCGGGCCGTGGCGGGCGCGGTGGACCGCCCCTTCGCCCTGTTCGGGCACAGCATGGGCGCGACCCTGGCCTTCGAGGTCGCCGTACGGCTGGAGCAGGCGGGGCGGGTCGCCGAGCGGGTTTTCGTCTCGGGGCGCCGCGCACCGTCGTGCCACCGCGACGAGCAGGTGCACCAGCGCGACGACGCCGGAATCATCGCCGAACTGCGCAGGCTCAGCGGCACCGACCAACAGATCTTCGGTGACGTCGAGTTGATGCGCATGATCCTGCCGGCCCTCCGGAACGACTACCGGGCGGCGGAGACCTACGTGTGCGCGACGGACCACCGGCTCCGCAGCCCCGTCACCGCTCTGACCGGAGACGACGACCCCAGGGCGAGCCAGGACGAGGTCCGCGCCTGGAGCGCGCACACCCAGGGCGCCTTCGAGATGGAGCGGTACCCCGGCGGGCACTTCTTCCTCGTCGACCACGCTCCGGACGTGATCCGCCTCATCCGCGAGCGGCTGACCCGGCCCGCTGCCGCGCCACGCTGA
- a CDS encoding DUF779 domain-containing protein, producing the protein MTDAPTPDPGVLPTTARTERVELTPAAEDLLRHLTGTHGPVMFHQSGGCCDGSAPMCYPRGEFRVGASDVLLGHVAGDTPFWMSGDQYRYWSHTHLTVDVVPGRGSGFSLEAPEGVRFLLRSRLLTDEELRRIESEPPLPTGADQVA; encoded by the coding sequence ATGACCGACGCACCCACCCCCGACCCCGGGGTGCTGCCGACAACCGCCCGCACAGAACGTGTCGAACTGACGCCCGCCGCCGAGGACCTGCTGCGGCACCTGACCGGGACGCACGGGCCGGTGATGTTCCACCAGTCCGGTGGCTGCTGTGACGGCAGCGCTCCGATGTGCTACCCGCGCGGAGAGTTCCGGGTCGGTGCCTCGGACGTCCTGCTGGGGCACGTGGCCGGGGACACGCCGTTCTGGATGAGCGGGGACCAGTACAGGTACTGGTCGCACACCCACCTCACCGTGGACGTGGTCCCGGGACGGGGCAGCGGCTTCTCCCTGGAGGCGCCGGAAGGCGTCCGCTTCCTGCTCCGTTCCCGCCTCCTCACCGACGAGGAGCTGCGCCGCATCGAGTCGGAACCGCCACTGCCCACCGGGGCGGACCAGGTCGCCTAG
- a CDS encoding chorismate mutase, with protein MRPRRLRPVLTLLSTLATAATLALGTAGPATAAERPAPVRHTAAAHDLTSVTELLAQRLLLADKVAAAKYGTDTPIDDPEREARILDDVRARAAGLGLDPDAVAAVFRDQIEANKLVQRGLYARWDANPGERPTERPDLTKEVRPALDRITTQLLAALDDTEQSRARPSCGPRLAMAAGWSAYTHRLDALHLKGLGRALPSVCAEF; from the coding sequence GTGCGCCCTCGACGTCTCCGGCCCGTCCTCACCCTTCTCAGCACCCTGGCGACCGCGGCGACTCTGGCCCTCGGGACGGCGGGCCCGGCCACCGCCGCCGAGCGGCCGGCTCCCGTACGTCACACGGCCGCCGCCCACGACCTGACGTCGGTGACCGAACTGCTCGCCCAGCGGCTGCTGCTGGCCGACAAGGTCGCCGCCGCCAAGTACGGCACGGACACGCCGATCGACGACCCGGAGCGCGAGGCGCGGATCCTGGACGACGTCCGCGCCCGGGCGGCCGGCCTCGGCCTCGACCCGGACGCCGTGGCCGCCGTGTTCCGGGACCAGATCGAGGCGAACAAGCTGGTGCAGCGCGGCCTGTACGCCCGCTGGGACGCGAACCCCGGCGAGCGCCCCACCGAGCGGCCTGACCTCACCAAGGAGGTCCGCCCGGCCCTCGACCGCATCACCACACAGCTGCTGGCCGCACTCGACGACACGGAACAGTCCCGGGCCCGGCCCTCGTGCGGCCCGCGCCTCGCCATGGCCGCCGGCTGGTCCGCGTACACCCACCGACTCGACGCGCTGCACCTGAAGGGCCTCGGGCGGGCGCTGCCGTCGGTGTGTGCTGAGTTCTAG
- a CDS encoding M20 family metallopeptidase: MTTRETAIGLAEAYFDSGGFLADLRRRVAFPTQSPPPDGTGPLRAYLADELAPAVRRLGATVRIVDNPVPGAGPFLLAHRHEAEGLPTVLVYGHGDVVPGQDGRWRTGLSPWELVVEGDRLYGRGTADNKGQHTVNLAALEQVLAARRGRLGFNLKVLVETGEESGSPGLHEVCRRLTDDLAADLLIASDGPRLAAGRPTLFLGSRGAANFRLRVALREGAHHSGNWGGALRNPATVLAGALSALVDSRGRILVEGLRPPALPEPVAAALADLTVGGGDGDPEVDTDWGEPGLSPAERVFGWNTLEVLTLAAGDPAKPVGAIPGTAHADVQLRFVVGTPWRDLARIVRDHLDAHGLSMVDVEVLQAVPATRLSPDHPWVRWAVDSLRHTTGKEPAVLPNLGGTLPNDAFSDILGLPTVWIPHSHPACSQHAPDEHLLGSVAREGLRIMAGLFWDLGEPRAGDGR; encoded by the coding sequence ATGACGACACGTGAGACCGCCATCGGCCTGGCGGAGGCCTACTTCGACTCCGGCGGCTTCCTCGCCGACCTGCGGCGCCGGGTCGCGTTCCCGACCCAGAGCCCGCCACCCGACGGCACGGGCCCGCTGCGCGCCTACCTGGCCGACGAACTCGCCCCCGCGGTACGCCGCCTGGGCGCGACCGTACGGATCGTCGACAACCCGGTGCCGGGTGCGGGCCCGTTCCTGCTCGCCCACCGGCACGAGGCCGAGGGCCTGCCCACCGTCCTGGTCTACGGCCACGGCGACGTCGTCCCGGGCCAGGACGGCCGCTGGCGCACCGGCCTGTCCCCGTGGGAACTCGTCGTCGAGGGCGACCGCCTCTACGGGCGCGGCACCGCCGACAACAAGGGCCAGCACACCGTCAACCTGGCCGCGCTCGAACAGGTCCTGGCCGCCCGGAGAGGCCGGCTCGGCTTCAACCTGAAGGTGCTCGTGGAGACAGGGGAGGAGTCCGGCTCGCCGGGCCTGCACGAGGTCTGCCGCCGGCTGACGGACGACCTGGCCGCCGACCTGCTCATCGCCTCCGACGGCCCACGCCTCGCGGCGGGCCGCCCCACCCTGTTCCTCGGCTCCCGGGGCGCCGCCAACTTCCGCCTGCGCGTGGCCCTGCGCGAGGGCGCCCACCACTCGGGCAACTGGGGCGGCGCCCTGCGCAACCCCGCCACGGTCCTCGCCGGCGCGCTCTCGGCCCTGGTCGACTCCCGGGGCCGCATCCTGGTGGAGGGACTACGGCCGCCGGCGCTGCCCGAGCCCGTCGCGGCCGCCCTGGCGGACCTCACCGTGGGCGGCGGGGACGGCGACCCGGAGGTCGACACCGACTGGGGTGAACCGGGCCTCAGCCCGGCCGAACGGGTCTTCGGCTGGAACACCCTGGAGGTCCTCACCCTGGCCGCCGGGGACCCCGCCAAGCCCGTCGGGGCCATCCCCGGCACTGCCCACGCCGACGTCCAGCTCCGCTTCGTCGTCGGCACGCCCTGGCGCGACCTCGCACGCATCGTCCGCGACCACCTCGACGCCCACGGGCTGTCCATGGTCGACGTCGAGGTGCTCCAGGCCGTCCCCGCGACCCGCCTCAGCCCGGACCACCCGTGGGTCCGCTGGGCCGTGGACTCCCTGCGGCACACCACGGGCAAGGAACCGGCCGTCCTGCCGAACCTCGGCGGCACCCTCCCCAACGACGCCTTCTCGGACATCCTCGGCCTGCCCACCGTGTGGATCCCGCACTCCCACCCCGCCTGCTCCCAACACGCCCCCGACGAACACCTGTTGGGGTCGGTGGCAAGGGAAGGGCTGCGCATCATGGCGGGCCTGTTCTGGGACCTCGGTGAACCACGCGCCGGAGACGGTCGGTAG
- a CDS encoding Lrp/AsnC family transcriptional regulator — MENALDDDDLDLVAALQRAPRAPLSLLAQALGVSASTVGRRLARLESNRLLRVIGQVDLSVTGEGTPWHVWVTAAPGRAADIARRLVELPEAAHVALTAGQADVYCVVQPARRAEVRDLLTRRIATLPGVRSTRTALVLRADTRSDAWRLPRLTEDQRRLLATYTTDERETDPGGTARPARPTGDEPRTLRLLAADGRMTAAQVSRELGIGQSTAYRLTQSLLQRGLVRPRVEIEPGLLGYALEAVVALTVSPGGVREAARTLARHPSARYVSANAGTFSVVHQGVFRDEEGLAEFLTRDLADLPGVLSFDVSVVLQALRRHWLDREDGRLAAAPGPTDTGSGPHDDT, encoded by the coding sequence ATGGAGAACGCTCTGGACGACGACGACCTCGACCTGGTCGCCGCGCTCCAGCGCGCACCGCGCGCCCCGCTCAGCCTCCTGGCCCAGGCGCTGGGCGTGTCGGCCAGCACCGTGGGACGGCGGCTGGCCCGGCTGGAGTCGAACCGGCTGCTGCGGGTGATCGGCCAGGTCGACCTGTCGGTCACCGGGGAGGGCACCCCGTGGCACGTGTGGGTCACCGCCGCGCCGGGACGGGCCGCCGACATCGCCCGGCGGCTCGTCGAACTGCCCGAGGCGGCCCACGTCGCGCTCACCGCCGGGCAGGCGGACGTCTACTGCGTCGTCCAGCCCGCGCGCCGCGCCGAGGTCCGCGACCTGCTCACCCGGCGCATCGCCACGCTCCCCGGCGTACGCTCCACCCGCACCGCACTCGTCCTGCGCGCCGACACCAGGTCCGACGCCTGGCGGCTGCCCCGCCTGACGGAGGACCAGCGCCGGCTGCTCGCCACGTACACCACGGACGAACGCGAGACGGACCCGGGCGGCACGGCCCGGCCCGCCCGCCCCACCGGTGACGAGCCGCGCACGCTGCGGCTGCTCGCCGCCGACGGCCGGATGACCGCCGCGCAGGTGTCCCGGGAACTCGGCATCGGGCAGTCCACCGCCTACCGTCTCACCCAGTCGCTCCTCCAGCGCGGACTGGTCCGCCCCCGCGTCGAGATCGAGCCCGGGCTGCTGGGCTACGCCCTGGAGGCGGTGGTCGCCCTGACCGTGTCACCGGGCGGGGTGCGCGAGGCGGCCCGGACGCTCGCCCGGCACCCGTCGGCCCGGTACGTGTCGGCCAACGCGGGCACCTTCTCCGTCGTCCACCAGGGCGTCTTCCGAGACGAGGAGGGGCTCGCGGAGTTCCTCACCCGGGACCTGGCGGACCTGCCCGGGGTGCTCTCCTTCGACGTCTCCGTGGTGCTCCAGGCGCTGCGGCGGCACTGGCTCGACCGGGAGGACGGCCGCCTGGCCGCCGCACCTGGCCCGACGGACACCGGGAGTGGACCGCATGACGACACGTGA